A single region of the Ancylobacter novellus DSM 506 genome encodes:
- a CDS encoding CbbQ/NirQ/NorQ/GpvN family protein translates to MLIDTDLSAYRIATEPYYRPVGEEVAVFEAAWRHRLPVMLKGPTGCGKTRFVEYMAWRLGRPLITVAAHEDMTAADLAGRFLLTPEGTIWHDGPLTQAVRYGAICYLDEIVEARQDTTVVIHPLTDARRMLPLEKRNELVPAHADFQLVISYNPGYQSAVKDLKESTKQRFVAIDFDYPAPALEAEIVMREAGADLALARTLVAIAACSRNLKGQGLDEGASTRMLIHAGRLAAGGVPLATAVTAGIVLPMTDDADVRRALGEAISACMI, encoded by the coding sequence ATGCTGATCGACACCGATCTTTCCGCCTACCGTATCGCGACCGAGCCCTATTACCGGCCGGTGGGCGAGGAGGTCGCCGTCTTCGAGGCGGCGTGGCGCCACCGCCTGCCAGTGATGCTGAAAGGCCCGACCGGCTGCGGCAAGACCCGCTTCGTCGAATATATGGCTTGGCGGCTCGGCCGGCCGCTCATCACGGTGGCCGCGCATGAGGACATGACCGCCGCCGACCTCGCCGGCCGCTTCCTGCTCACGCCCGAGGGTACGATCTGGCATGACGGGCCGCTCACCCAAGCGGTGCGGTATGGTGCGATCTGCTATCTCGACGAGATCGTCGAGGCGCGGCAGGACACCACCGTCGTCATCCACCCGCTCACCGATGCCCGCCGCATGCTGCCGCTGGAGAAGCGCAACGAGCTGGTGCCGGCGCATGCCGATTTCCAGCTCGTCATCTCCTACAACCCCGGCTACCAGAGCGCGGTGAAGGACCTCAAGGAGTCCACCAAGCAGCGTTTCGTCGCCATCGATTTCGACTATCCCGCCCCGGCGCTGGAAGCCGAGATCGTCATGCGCGAGGCCGGCGCCGACCTCGCTCTGGCGCGCACGCTGGTGGCCATCGCGGCCTGCTCGCGCAATCTGAAGGGGCAGGGGCTCGACGAGGGTGCTTCCACCCGCATGCTGATCCATGCCGGGCGGCTGGCAGCCGGCGGCGTGCCGCTGGCGACGGCGGTGACGGCCGGCATCGTGCTGCCGATGACCGATGACGCCGATGTGCGCCGGGCGCTCGGCGAGGCCATTTCCGCCTGCATGATATGA
- a CDS encoding ABC transporter permease, translated as MRARLARIFRLGIKELYSLRADPVLAALILYTFTVAVYTVSQGAKFEVENAAVAVVDEDQTALSRRLSDALLGPFFKEPVEIKATEIDAAMDAGRFVFVVQIPPRFEHDLIAGRNPTIQLDIDATAMSQAGNGAAYIQNIIQQEVQAAAPGTVTQAPVQVVIRAKFNPNLTSSWFTAVMQVINNVTMLAVILSGAALIREREHGTIEHLLVMPVTPIEIMLAKIWSNGLVIVVAATLSLLVVVERLLGVPVQGSIPLFVASMLVYQFSVTALGILLATVSSSMAQFGLIVMPVMIVMNLLSGSTTPMESMPVWLQNIMQFSPSTHFVALSQAVLYRGAGIDTIWPNLLALAGIGAAFFTLAALRFRKALQAAG; from the coding sequence ATGCGCGCCCGGCTCGCCCGCATCTTCCGCCTCGGCATCAAGGAGCTCTACAGCCTGAGGGCCGACCCGGTGCTGGCGGCGCTGATCCTCTACACCTTCACGGTGGCGGTCTACACCGTCTCGCAGGGCGCCAAGTTCGAGGTGGAGAACGCCGCCGTCGCCGTTGTCGACGAGGACCAGACCGCACTCTCGCGGCGGCTGAGCGACGCGCTGCTGGGGCCCTTCTTCAAGGAGCCGGTGGAGATCAAGGCCACCGAGATCGACGCGGCGATGGATGCGGGGCGCTTCGTCTTCGTGGTGCAGATCCCGCCGCGCTTCGAGCACGACCTGATCGCGGGCCGTAACCCGACCATCCAGCTCGACATCGACGCCACCGCCATGTCGCAGGCCGGCAACGGCGCCGCCTATATCCAGAACATCATCCAGCAGGAAGTGCAGGCCGCGGCGCCGGGCACCGTCACCCAGGCGCCGGTCCAGGTCGTCATCCGCGCCAAGTTCAACCCGAACCTCACCTCCTCCTGGTTCACCGCGGTGATGCAGGTGATCAACAACGTCACCATGCTGGCGGTGATCCTCTCCGGCGCCGCGCTGATCCGCGAGCGCGAGCACGGCACCATCGAGCACTTGCTGGTGATGCCGGTCACGCCGATCGAGATCATGCTGGCGAAGATATGGTCCAACGGTCTCGTCATCGTGGTGGCGGCGACGCTGTCGCTGCTCGTGGTGGTCGAGCGCCTGCTCGGCGTGCCGGTGCAGGGCTCGATCCCGCTCTTCGTCGCCTCGATGCTGGTCTACCAGTTCTCCGTCACCGCGCTCGGCATCCTCCTCGCCACCGTGTCGAGCTCCATGGCGCAGTTCGGCCTCATCGTCATGCCGGTGATGATCGTGATGAACCTGCTGTCAGGCTCGACCACGCCGATGGAAAGCATGCCGGTCTGGCTGCAGAACATCATGCAGTTCTCGCCCTCGACCCATTTCGTCGCGCTGTCGCAGGCGGTCCTCTACCGCGGGGCGGGCATCGACACGATCTGGCCGAACCTGCTGGCGCTGGCCGGCATCGGCGCGGCCTTCTTCACGCTCGCCGCGCTGCGCTTCCGCAAGGCGCTGCAGGCGGCGGGATAA